In Calliopsis andreniformis isolate RMS-2024a chromosome 6, iyCalAndr_principal, whole genome shotgun sequence, the genomic window TAATGAGTATTCCTATCGTTAAGAATCTATATTAATGTTAAGTGGCGATTATGTGTATCAAAGGTAGCATCGAAATTAAGTAATAGAATCGTAGGGATCTAGAAAGTAGATGACTACTTTTCATTGTTTGTGCCTTTGTCTTTAACATACTGTAACTGATAATAAACTCGAAAGGATACAACATAGAATAATTCGGTCGTTTCGTTCTGTTAAATCAATctaaaaaatttaatatataaaatataacctTCACAAATTAAAAATTGCACAAGGGAAAATAGGTAGGTACAGATCAACTGTTAATTACTAAAACATTTATTTAGTCATTAGATAAATCCTAACAACCATTTAGACATAATATAAATCTACgcgtaatattataaaaaatatttctattgcatattTCTAACGTAATTTAAAAATCGTTCAAATATGGACACTGAAACACTATAACCACCTAGCGGTGAAACCTATGAACTAACGCTCCATTTGAAATGCACgtatataaaatattcattaatTAATGAGTTATTCACTTCTTTAGTTGATTATGAGTTATATTTACATACAGTATAGGCCATTCTGCAtgatattatattaaaataattccattttattgctttttaattattttctagAAATTTTCAGTAAAGGGGCGCCAGTACTTCGAGGTACGATCCTATACTAAGTATGCACTGGCACCTGTTGGTACGCTCCTGCTACCGCGGGGTATATAAGGGATGCAGAACCAGCGAAAGCTCAGTGAATCTGCGGATTCTGTAGAAAAAGGGGGGGTAGGCGTCGCAAAATGAAAAAATCAGAATTCTGATACGTTAAAATGTAGTTCATCGATATGCCGCTAGGCGGCTATAGTGTTTCGCCCCTCATAACCCATAATCTGCAAATAAAACTTTTCTCTATTCAGAATGTCTTATCTGAATTAATTTTTCTTATAATAAATCGTAACAATTTCAGAAAAGAATAATTAATATaactaattataattaattattctGGAATTTTAAATAAAGTCTAAAAGTTGGCTAACCTGGCTACACATCATAACGTGACGTTGTCACATATTGTTGCTCGTGCGATATCCGATCGCTTGACAGTTCTTTTTTGCACGGTTcgttattaaatatttagattaaatttacaatatgaaaatactttgaatgtttaaataaatttcatgAAGTTCCTACAACAAGCAATCTATGTTTTGTTGAAATATTTAATACATCATGGTTTActttttaagtaaaattaataaatgtttATGAAGCTCTTGTTTATACGTTCCAATATTGCATACAATTTTTTATGTGCATCATAAGATTAGAATTAAAGGAATTAAGAATGTAGTCTGGATACCGTAAACAAacgtaaattattattttgtgACAGTTCCATTTTTATACATCAATTATGATTTTTTTGGTTACAGAGGTGTCATAAACAACCGCCAAAATTGAGAATAAAATGCGTAGATCTCATGCAAGTGAGTCAActgattataaaatattaatttaaatttattggGACTTTGTAATTATAATGTGATGCAATTTTGTTTTTGCAACAGATTATGCATATGAACCAGTACCATCGACAAGTCATGATGGTTTGGAAGATGAGAATGAAAGGATGTCAAGTCATTTACAAGAAAAAATTCATGCCCTGAAATCACTATCAATAGACATTGGAACTGAAGTGCAATATCAGGATAAAATGCTTCGTGGAATGGTGAATAgtctatcctcattcataaacaaTTACTAATGATATACAACTATGCAGTTTACAAATGTATACATAAACTCTTTTTATTAT contains:
- the Bet1 gene encoding blocked early in transport 1 — translated: MRRSHANYAYEPVPSTSHDGLEDENERMSSHLQEKIHALKSLSIDIGTEVQYQDKMLRGMDEDFERTSGSLTSSVARVLRLSKGSHNYYILYLFVFSIVVFFVLWIALKFF